GGGGCATGACAGCGAGAGCACAGCTCTTCATAAAACGGCCGGACCTCACCGACCTGGTAGAGCTGAACCAACTCTGCCTTGTTGCCGGGCATCTTCCGGGCGTGGCGGATCTCAAAGGCAGGCAACACAAACACCTCGTCACTCGCTGTGTCACGCCCCATGATCATGGCCTCAAACTGCTGGTGGAGGTCAGCGCTCGGCATCATGTCGATGTCAATGACCAGGATGTAGGAGGACTCTGTGCCACCACGGGCTACGTTACGCAGGAGGTTGTTTGGGTAGGAGACGTTTCCACTGATGGCATAGTTCTTGTATTTATCCCTGTGCGTCTCCAGTCTGGAAAACACAGATGCACAGTCCTCAAGCCCTGCAAAATGCTCACGGTCCTGCTCAGGGAAACTGGCCATCTCTCCCGAGAGGCACACCAAGTGGAAGTCCACCAGAGATTGAATCTGGGGGCAGAAGAAGCTGAGAGCATAGACCAGAGCTGTGGCAAACTTGACATCTTGCCCGTGTGCGAATATGGCCACAGAGAGAGGGTTGTGCCACCTTTCCACTAGAGACTCCAGGTGATGCAGGTTGttgatggttgtgtgtgtggctaaAGCCAGGACATGGGAGCTGGGGTTGGATCCAGGTTTATGATTTGTGGTGAAATCACTTTTTATCAAGTTCTTGTACACCCGGTACTGACCACTGTTGTCGAAGATCCCTCCAGTAGACAGGGAGAACCTCAGACGCTCCTTCCGTGAGTTTTTTTCGGGGTGTCCATTCTTCTTGCCTCCGGAGCCTCCAAAGAGCTCAGAGTACCGGTACCGCTGCTGCTTACCGTGAAACTTGGATAAGAAGGACAGGTAAATGAGCTGCAGGAGCGCCACTATCAGCAGAGCACTCAGCACCACTTTGAAAACCGAGCATTTCTTGGACAGATGCATTCCAGAGAAACTGCAATCCGGAAAACTAGTGTGCACAAAGCTGCTCCAAACACCAGAGCAAACAGCTGTTTCCTTGAGCTATTTCTGTCCTAGCATTACCCACATTGCTATCACAATGCTAACAGTGCAACCTATCAGGGTGGAAATACAACGAATACTTGCACATTCTGCTGGTTACTGGCATAGCTGCTCCAGATATGTATACAGCTCTCGATAGCATGAAAATAAAACGACGTATCAAATCCAGTCTGCGTGATCTTCTTGCAACAAAACGGTTGTTACCATTCTGCTTTGACGCGACAGCGGCGCATGTAGATGCGTAATAACCGTAATGTCGGGAGGGAAAGCGCAACAGAATCTCGTCCTTCATCAAACTATAGTATATGCCTGGCTAGCTAGCTGTAGCTGTAGGAATAAAGACCTTATGTCACTATTTCGTTAATCTATTTGAAGGCTTACTTTGATAatagtaaatgtgtgtttttcatgatttATATCATCCATAAAAATTTCTGCGCATAGATTTGTAGATCCACAGACGaggtggccgagtggttaaggcgatggactgctAATCCATTGTGCTCTGCACgcgtgggttcgaatcccaTCCTCGTCGAAATTTATTTTCGTTTTCAGGGGTGTTCAAACTACGGCACTTGGTCCATTTTCAATTGTCCCGCAGCaaattctgaaagtataatggaatatggcccagaCATGAAACATGTGCCTGTCTTATATGCACTTCATAAATATTTATGTTAGCAGATTTatacagtagtattcatgtcAGCCCActtaacaaatcttagttgataaaaaaaaagcccaataacttatttacattaGCTTGATAATCCCTTTTATTATATGCAATCTGAGGATTCTGTTTTGAGGGATGAGCTGTAAACAAAATAGCTGAAAgcctatggagagctgtgatgtaggctcTTAAAGTGTATTCAAGCATCAAGCACAATACGGTTTTAtagtataatattatatttctattACTCTTCAATATATTGAGGGCAAACATAGAGGGATAGTCATTTTGTTTGATGTTCTTTCGAAAAACCCCTTGCCAACAAAACCAGAAATGTAAATCGTCATTTCATCCGTGTTGCAGCAGTTACAGCAGAGATGACACGTTGTAAACAGTTGATTACATAAGGGTTTTCTGGCACATAGTAACAATGACTTAAGACAACACACAGAAAGcacatttgtgacattttttattgaccATTAACAAAACCATTTTTGTCCTCACAACTACATTGACAGCGGTGACAGCGGAAACATCAGTTCCTTGGCGACATTTCCTCATTTTAGACAGAGTTCAGAAATTAATTCAACATAGCTCAAGCATGTGCTATAAACCAGATAGAATATTACAACTTTTAATGGGGTTTTACTAACGGGGCCTTATCATCCCGATTGTGGTGGTAGAACTGACTTATGGTCTCATCATAATGTCCTCTTTATTAACCTCTGCACAAAAACGTCACATTTATATGAAAACAAACCAGCATCTGTTCTTTGGACACGGCTTACGTGTGAAGACAGTTTTTCGAGTCACGTGTATTACAGTGAGAGGCTGAAAAAAGCTGACGTTCATTTTGATATATAATGACATGACTGCAGTATGTTGTTCATGCTCATAACATGTTGTCAAAATGCCTTCAGGGACCTGAACTGCGTTGGCAAGGAAGACTACTTGCAAAGCTCAACCTACTTTAGGGCCCTATGAAATCAGCTTTTTTTGTATGTTGCAAGTCCAAAGTCCTAAATTTAAATATAGTAAATGCGTATTTATATAAACAATTAGATTCCGCCCTCCTGTCTTGAATTTTCTAAGCATTTGAATTTTTAATTAGATCTAGATAGATTGATCCTTGAAATGATATATTAATAAGGAGGGATTACATTTTCCGTACTCTGATACAGTGAAGTATTTATTTGCTGATGCTAAATGACAGTAAAACTAAGAATTCAATTGTTTCATTTAGGCCACAATATTCCAGAAAAAGAAAGTCAGCTTCACTGAAAGGCAGATTCAAGACAAACATCCTACATTTGTATAAGCACTAACATTCACATGTGTAAGAACAACACTATGTATAGTGAGTCAGTGTCTGCTCCAAAGTACCTCAGTACCAAGTGCAGTATCTGGgcagaaatgtaatcaaaatcaAGTGTGAGaagatacattttatattgtgtgaCTCCAACCATATTTTCGGTACTGCAGAAATCATAAGGCCCTACGGTTACTCTCAATAATAACAAACTACGACACTAAAACGCCAGCTCCGCTTTTAGACCCGCCCTCCTTGTTGTCACTGGAAGATGCCGCCGACCCGCCCTGTGCCTCTGCTTCACCTTCTCCCACCAACCGGATGTTGTAGCGTTCCCTGTACTCTGTGAGGTCCCGCCCTTTCGTCTGCATCTGCGTGTTGATCGTCTCGATTAATTTGGAAATCTGTGGAGATAAATGAGGAGGAGATTTGGGATAAATGCAGCAATTGAAAGAAAAGTGATGACCTTTAAATTCATATACGGCACTAATGCAACTACAATGAAACACCATGGTGCGTTACagttgtttctgtttccagGATAGTAAAAACATTTTGCTGCTGACATTAAGTATGAAGATAATCCTTTACCTGTTCTTTGTTAGACTCCAAGGCTGGTAGAACTTCTTTTACCGTCCTCTCCACCAACACTCCTCCTACAAGACGAAAGCATTTCCTCGAAGGATCCACTTCCTTCAGGGTTTCAATGACTAAGCTGGATGGAGGGGGAAAATGGAAACGTAAAAgtgatgttaaaaacaaaagctgcacCTCAAAGATCCAATAAGCTGATGTGTGATTATCTGCTACCAACCTGTGCTCGTTGATATCCATCTCGAAATCTGCAGATTTAGAGGCCATACTGCGCTGCTCCTGACGCATCCTCTGAAATGTTGCCACCACCTGTCACACAGAAATACACCATCAGAAACAATACAGACTGTGCCATGTTATTACGTCTACAATTTAAGTCAGGTACTGCAGTGAAATCACATTTCCCGTAGTGATCAtcaaataaacatgtcaaatgtttAGGGAGTAAATTACTTTGGACAACTTAAGATTTTTTCTACACTCCATCATGTTATAtttctgatttgtttattttctttcactgaGAAACACTATTCACCAGCAATCAACATCCAATAACAGAtgcatgctaatgctaatgcaattttgcactttttatgttaagtctcattttcttttattgaagTGATCTTTTTCTGGTGGATAAGACAAATGAACTCACAGGATATATTGACTTGTTAATAAAATCTACGGTGAACGATTTCTTAATCTATATAGTCCACTTTGTCTATACGTTTCTGTCCCTTTAGTAGATTGGTGTATTAGAGAGTATTCGTATTTATTCTGTATGGTTTTATAGTATGTAGATAGGTCTGCTGTGATAAAAATAGCTCCAGTCCTCACATTGCCTGTCACTGAGAAACACTACTCACCACAGCAGTGTATGCTGTTAACAAATGGTATAAGGTATAAACACACATCAACTCTTTATAAATGTAGGCTCCTGGCTTCACTGTTTTTTGTGATGAGAAAGCATAATGCTTGCGATGgggaagctaacgttagcattggCTAGCTGGAAGCCACGTTTTCGGCTTTAGGTACACCGAATTCAGCCACAGAAAGACTAAACCCGGTGTACCGACTGAAGCAGGCCGAGCTGGAGGTGACGGTACCTGCTCGGCTGACGGGCCGGACGGTTTTCCTGCGCCGCTGCCGCCGCTGGATTTGCTAACCGTGCTGCTACTGTTGGCTGCCATCTTGGAAGGGTGTTGAGAAGGACCCCGAGCAGAATGTATAGGCCTGCTTGTCCTGTGCCTGTGCGGaaacccttttttccccttgaG
This Eleginops maclovinus isolate JMC-PN-2008 ecotype Puerto Natales chromosome 11, JC_Emac_rtc_rv5, whole genome shotgun sequence DNA region includes the following protein-coding sequences:
- the b4gat1 gene encoding beta-1,4-glucuronyltransferase 1 translates to MHLSKKCSVFKVVLSALLIVALLQLIYLSFLSKFHGKQQRYRYSELFGGSGGKKNGHPEKNSRKERLRFSLSTGGIFDNSGQYRVYKNLIKSDFTTNHKPGSNPSSHVLALATHTTINNLHHLESLVERWHNPLSVAIFAHGQDVKFATALVYALSFFCPQIQSLVDFHLVCLSGEMASFPEQDREHFAGLEDCASVFSRLETHRDKYKNYAISGNVSYPNNLLRNVARGGTESSYILVIDIDMMPSADLHQQFEAMIMGRDTASDEVFVLPAFEIRHARKMPGNKAELVQLYQVGEVRPFYEELCSRCHAPTNYSQWVNSHVRGSNPLEVGYTLTWVDPWEPFYIGPRTVPLYDENFKQYGFNRISQACELHVAGYKFSVLSSAFLVHRGFKIQGEFHAKKDEENKRNRVLFRSFKEGLKTKYPSSSRRC
- the pfdn2 gene encoding prefoldin subunit 2; this translates as MAANSSSTVSKSSGGSGAGKPSGPSAEQVVATFQRMRQEQRSMASKSADFEMDINEHSLVIETLKEVDPSRKCFRLVGGVLVERTVKEVLPALESNKEQISKLIETINTQMQTKGRDLTEYRERYNIRLVGEGEAEAQGGSAASSSDNKEGGSKSGAGVLVS